Proteins encoded by one window of Streptomyces clavuligerus:
- a CDS encoding bifunctional DNA primase/polymerase codes for MGFTIGSSRSIRDIRAGSRRRGGTAECTVVAEYTGLWGWAVTPGARAVPGGCSCGERGCPRPGAHPLPGADEIPAGATLDEVTGAWARRADAALLLPVGRAFDVLDVAAPAGRRALLRLERMGLPLGPVTATPDGRCQFFVAPGAAVDLPALLYRMGWDDADLDLHALGPGDHITAPPSDRGGLGPVIWLRPPALDTAVAPPEARLLLGTLAYICHRSAM; via the coding sequence ATGGGCTTCACGATCGGCAGCAGCCGGAGCATCAGGGACATCCGGGCCGGCTCACGACGCCGGGGCGGTACCGCGGAGTGCACCGTGGTGGCGGAGTACACCGGACTGTGGGGCTGGGCGGTGACACCGGGGGCGCGGGCCGTGCCCGGCGGCTGCTCCTGCGGCGAACGGGGCTGCCCGCGCCCGGGGGCCCATCCGCTCCCCGGCGCGGACGAGATCCCCGCCGGGGCCACCCTGGACGAGGTGACCGGCGCCTGGGCGCGCAGGGCGGACGCGGCGCTGCTGCTGCCGGTCGGCCGCGCCTTCGACGTCCTCGACGTGGCCGCCCCGGCCGGACGGAGGGCGCTGCTCCGCCTGGAGCGGATGGGGCTGCCGCTGGGTCCCGTGACGGCGACACCCGACGGGCGGTGCCAGTTCTTCGTCGCCCCGGGGGCGGCGGTGGACCTGCCCGCGCTGCTGTACCGGATGGGCTGGGACGACGCGGATCTGGATCTGCACGCGCTCGGCCCCGGGGACCACATCACCGCCCCGCCGTCGGACCGCGGCGGGCTCGGTCCGGTGATCTGGCTGCGCCCGCCCGCCCTGGACACGGCCGTCGCGCCGCCCGAGGCCCGGCTGCTGCTGGGGACGCTGGCGTACATCTGCCACCGCTCGGCGATGTGA
- the nsdA gene encoding transcriptional repressor NsdA has product MDGSEAGTHTGKRPNDRLGSWFLRSGWSKGELARQVNRRARRLGAHHISTDTSRVRRWLDGEQPREPIPRILSELFSERFGTVVAIEDLGLRTAHQSPSVSGVDLPWAGPQTVSLLNEFSRSDLMLARRGFLGASLVLAAGPSLIEPMQRWLVPTPGTPGDPPPETVPVASSRPVRLSAGELEQLEAATMMFRKWDAQCGGGLRRKAVVGQLHEVTDLLQESHPEQTRKRLFVCAAELAELAGWMSYDVGLQPTAQKYFVLALHAAKEAGDKSLGSFVLSSMSRQMIHLGRPDDALELVHLAQYGSRDCATPRIQSMLYAMEARAYANMGQPSKCKRAVRMAEDTYADIGLDGPQPEPDWIGFFSEGELNAENAHSYRDLAYVSGRSPTYASLAEPAMERAVRLFEQDDVHQRAYALNLIGMASIHLLKREPEHATELASRALKVARRVRSERVNTRLRQTVDTAARDFGDVAEVVHFTDLLTAQLPEAAEAV; this is encoded by the coding sequence GTGGACGGCAGCGAGGCCGGTACACACACCGGAAAGCGTCCGAACGACCGGCTGGGCTCGTGGTTTCTGCGCAGCGGCTGGTCCAAGGGCGAGCTGGCGCGGCAGGTCAACCGCCGGGCCCGGCGGCTGGGCGCGCACCACATCAGCACCGACACCTCACGGGTGCGGCGCTGGCTCGACGGCGAACAGCCGCGCGAGCCGATTCCGCGCATCCTCTCCGAGCTGTTCTCGGAGCGGTTCGGCACGGTCGTGGCCATCGAGGACCTGGGGCTGCGCACGGCGCACCAGTCCCCGTCGGTCTCCGGGGTCGACCTGCCCTGGGCGGGCCCCCAGACCGTCTCCCTGCTCAACGAGTTCTCCCGCAGCGATCTGATGCTCGCCCGGCGCGGCTTCCTCGGCGCCTCGCTGGTACTGGCGGCCGGGCCCTCGCTGATCGAGCCCATGCAGCGCTGGCTGGTGCCCACCCCCGGCACCCCCGGTGACCCCCCGCCCGAGACGGTCCCCGTCGCCTCCTCCCGGCCGGTCCGGCTCTCCGCGGGCGAGCTGGAGCAGTTGGAGGCCGCCACGATGATGTTCCGGAAGTGGGACGCCCAGTGCGGCGGCGGACTGCGCCGCAAGGCGGTCGTGGGACAGCTCCACGAGGTCACCGATCTGCTCCAGGAGTCCCACCCCGAACAGACCCGCAAGCGGCTCTTCGTCTGCGCCGCCGAACTGGCCGAGCTGGCGGGCTGGATGAGCTACGACGTCGGCCTCCAGCCCACCGCGCAGAAGTACTTCGTCCTCGCGCTGCACGCCGCCAAGGAGGCCGGGGACAAGTCGCTGGGATCGTTCGTCCTCTCCTCCATGAGTCGTCAGATGATCCATCTCGGCCGCCCCGACGACGCCCTGGAACTCGTCCATCTGGCGCAGTACGGCAGCCGTGACTGCGCCACCCCGCGCATCCAGTCGATGCTGTATGCGATGGAGGCCCGCGCCTACGCCAACATGGGCCAGCCCAGCAAGTGCAAGCGGGCCGTCCGGATGGCCGAGGACACCTACGCCGACATCGGCCTCGACGGCCCGCAGCCCGAGCCCGACTGGATCGGCTTCTTCTCCGAGGGCGAGCTGAACGCGGAGAACGCCCACTCCTACCGCGACCTCGCCTATGTGTCCGGCCGCAGCCCGACCTACGCCTCCCTCGCCGAACCCGCCATGGAGCGGGCCGTGCGCCTCTTCGAACAGGACGACGTGCACCAGCGGGCGTACGCCCTCAACCTGATCGGCATGGCCAGCATCCATCTGCTCAAGCGCGAACCCGAGCACGCGACCGAGCTGGCCTCGCGGGCGCTGAAGGTCGCCCGGCGGGTGCGTTCCGAACGGGTCAACACCCGGCTGCGCCAGACCGTCGACACCGCCGCCAGGGACTTCGGCGATGTGGCCGAGGTCGTCCACTTCACCGATCTGCTCACCGCCCAGCTCCCGGAGGCGGCGGAAGCGGTCTGA
- the ftsY gene encoding signal recognition particle-docking protein FtsY, which translates to MEFVILAVVIALVAVGAISGLVISSRKKKQLPPAAPPSAPTITAPPAEPHVGDEAETPREEPRRTIEEVGLPSAEEADSPVAVEDPVAAEAEAPAAPEIETPEPAAGRLVRLRARLARSQNSLGKGLLTLLSREHLDEDTWEEIEETLLTADVGVAPTQELVERLRERVKVLGTRTPDELRTLLREELLTLVGTDLDRAVKTESGLDTPGVVMVVGVNGTGKTTTTGKLARVLVADGRSVVLGAADTFRAAAADQLQTWGERVGARTVRGPEGGDPASIAFDAVKEGIAEGADVVLIDTAGRLHTKTGLMDELGKVKRVVEKHGPLDEILLVLDATTGQNGLVQARVFAEVVDITGIVLTKLDGTAKGGIVVAVQRELGVPVKLVGLGEGPDDLAPFEPEAFVDALIGD; encoded by the coding sequence ATGGAATTCGTCATTCTTGCTGTCGTCATCGCCCTGGTCGCCGTCGGCGCGATCAGCGGGCTCGTGATCAGCAGCCGCAAGAAGAAGCAGCTGCCGCCCGCGGCCCCGCCGTCCGCGCCGACCATCACCGCTCCGCCCGCCGAGCCGCATGTCGGCGACGAGGCGGAGACCCCGCGGGAGGAACCCCGCCGCACCATCGAGGAGGTCGGCCTCCCGTCCGCCGAGGAGGCGGATTCCCCGGTCGCCGTCGAGGACCCGGTGGCCGCGGAGGCCGAGGCCCCGGCCGCCCCCGAGATCGAGACCCCCGAGCCCGCCGCCGGCCGTCTGGTGCGGCTGCGCGCCCGGCTCGCTCGCTCCCAGAACTCCCTCGGCAAGGGTCTGCTGACCCTGCTCTCCCGCGAGCACCTCGACGAGGACACCTGGGAGGAGATCGAGGAGACCCTGCTCACCGCCGATGTCGGTGTCGCGCCCACCCAGGAGCTGGTGGAGCGGCTGCGCGAGCGGGTGAAGGTGCTCGGCACCCGGACCCCCGACGAACTGCGCACCCTGCTCCGCGAGGAGCTGCTGACCCTGGTCGGCACCGACCTGGACCGCGCGGTGAAGACCGAGAGCGGCCTGGACACCCCGGGTGTCGTGATGGTCGTCGGCGTCAACGGCACCGGCAAGACCACCACCACCGGCAAGCTGGCCCGGGTCCTGGTCGCGGACGGCCGCTCGGTCGTCCTGGGCGCCGCGGACACCTTCCGTGCCGCCGCCGCCGACCAGCTCCAGACCTGGGGCGAGCGGGTGGGTGCCCGTACGGTGCGCGGCCCCGAGGGCGGCGACCCGGCGTCCATCGCCTTCGACGCGGTCAAGGAGGGCATCGCCGAGGGCGCCGACGTGGTGCTGATCGACACGGCGGGCCGGCTGCACACCAAGACCGGTCTGATGGACGAGCTGGGCAAGGTCAAGCGGGTCGTCGAGAAGCACGGCCCGCTGGACGAGATCCTGCTGGTCCTGGACGCCACCACCGGCCAGAACGGACTGGTCCAGGCCCGGGTCTTCGCCGAGGTCGTGGACATCACCGGCATCGTCCTGACCAAGCTGGACGGGACGGCCAAGGGCGGCATCGTGGTCGCGGTCCAGCGGGAGCTGGGCGTCCCGGTGAAACTGGTCGGCCTGGGCGAGGGCCCGGACGACCTGGCGCCGTTCGAGCCGGAGGCGTTCGTCGACGCGCTGATCGGCGACTGA
- a CDS encoding P-II family nitrogen regulator — protein MKLITAVVKPHRLDEIKEALQSFGVQGLTVTEASGYGRQRGHTEVYRGAEYTVDLVPKVRIEVLAEDDDTEQLIEVIIKAARTGKIGDGKVWSVPVDTAVRVRTGERGPDAL, from the coding sequence ATGAAGCTCATCACCGCCGTCGTCAAACCCCACCGGCTCGACGAGATCAAGGAGGCGCTCCAGTCCTTCGGGGTCCAGGGGCTGACCGTCACCGAGGCCAGCGGATACGGCCGTCAGCGCGGCCACACCGAGGTCTACCGGGGCGCCGAGTACACCGTCGATCTCGTCCCCAAGGTCCGGATCGAGGTGCTGGCGGAGGACGACGACACCGAGCAGCTCATCGAGGTGATCATCAAGGCCGCCCGCACCGGGAAGATCGGCGACGGCAAGGTCTGGAGCGTCCCGGTGGACACGGCGGTCCGGGTGCGGACCGGGGAGCGCGGCCCGGACGCGCTCTAG
- the ffh gene encoding signal recognition particle protein has product MFDTLSDRLANTFKTLRGKGRLSEADIDATAREIRIALLEADVALPVVRAFIAKVKERARGAEVSKALNPAQQVIKIVNEELVAILGGETRRLRFAKQPPTVIMLAGLQGAGKTTLAGKLGHWLKSQGHSPLLVACDLQRPNAVNQLSVVAERAGVAVYAPQPGNGVGDPVQVAKDSIEFARTKVHDVVVVDTAGRLGIDEELMRQAADIRDAVSPDEILFVVDAMIGQDAVNTAEAFRDGVGFDGVVLSKLDGDARGGAALSIAHVTGRQIMFASNGEKLDDFDAFHPDRMASRILGMGDVLSLIEKAEQTFSQEEAAKMASKLASSKGKEFTLDDFLAQMEQVRKMGSISKLLGMLPGMAQMKDQINSIDERDVDRTAAIIKSMTPAERQDPTIINGSRRARIAKGSGVEVSAVKSLVERFFEARKMMSRMAQGGGLPGMPGIPGMGGGPGRQKKQQKQAKGKRRSGNPMKRKAEEEAAAVRREQGGQGGAFGLPAGAPGKDFELPDEFKKFMG; this is encoded by the coding sequence GTGTTCGACACTCTCTCCGACCGCTTGGCGAATACCTTCAAGACCCTGCGCGGAAAAGGACGGCTCTCCGAGGCGGACATCGACGCCACGGCGCGCGAGATCCGGATCGCGCTGCTGGAGGCGGATGTCGCCCTTCCGGTCGTCCGGGCGTTCATCGCCAAGGTCAAGGAGCGGGCGCGCGGTGCCGAGGTCTCCAAGGCGCTGAACCCGGCCCAGCAGGTCATCAAGATCGTCAACGAGGAGCTGGTGGCGATCCTCGGCGGGGAGACCCGCCGGCTGCGCTTCGCCAAGCAGCCCCCCACCGTGATCATGCTCGCCGGTCTCCAGGGTGCCGGTAAGACCACCCTCGCCGGAAAGCTCGGCCACTGGCTGAAGAGCCAGGGTCACTCCCCGCTGCTCGTCGCCTGCGACCTCCAGCGCCCCAACGCCGTCAACCAGCTCTCCGTGGTCGCCGAGCGCGCCGGGGTCGCGGTGTACGCCCCGCAGCCCGGCAACGGCGTGGGCGACCCGGTCCAGGTGGCCAAGGACTCCATCGAGTTCGCCCGGACCAAGGTCCACGACGTGGTCGTCGTCGACACCGCCGGACGCCTCGGCATCGACGAGGAGCTGATGCGGCAGGCGGCGGACATCCGGGACGCGGTCTCGCCCGACGAGATCCTCTTCGTCGTCGACGCCATGATCGGCCAGGACGCGGTCAACACCGCCGAGGCGTTCCGCGACGGCGTCGGCTTCGACGGCGTGGTCCTCTCCAAGCTGGACGGCGACGCGCGCGGCGGTGCCGCGCTCTCCATCGCGCATGTCACCGGCCGCCAGATCATGTTCGCCTCCAACGGCGAGAAGCTGGACGACTTCGACGCCTTCCACCCGGACCGCATGGCGTCGCGCATTCTGGGCATGGGCGACGTCCTGAGCCTGATCGAGAAGGCCGAGCAGACCTTCAGCCAGGAAGAGGCCGCCAAGATGGCCTCCAAGCTGGCGAGCAGCAAGGGCAAGGAGTTCACGCTCGACGACTTCCTGGCCCAGATGGAGCAGGTCCGCAAGATGGGCTCCATCTCCAAGCTGCTCGGCATGCTGCCCGGCATGGCCCAGATGAAGGACCAGATCAACAGCATCGACGAGCGCGACGTGGACCGCACCGCCGCGATCATCAAGTCGATGACCCCGGCCGAGCGCCAGGACCCGACGATCATCAACGGCTCGCGCCGCGCCCGTATCGCCAAGGGCTCGGGTGTCGAGGTCAGCGCGGTCAAGAGCCTGGTGGAGCGGTTCTTCGAGGCCCGCAAGATGATGTCCCGGATGGCGCAGGGCGGCGGGCTCCCCGGCATGCCGGGCATCCCGGGCATGGGCGGCGGCCCCGGCCGGCAGAAGAAGCAGCAGAAGCAGGCCAAGGGCAAGCGCCGCAGCGGCAACCCGATGAAGCGCAAGGCGGAGGAGGAGGCCGCGGCGGTCCGCCGTGAGCAGGG
- a CDS encoding ammonium transporter yields MLPGISTLAAPAPDLSAANTGFMLICSALVMLMTPALAFFYGGMVRVKSTLNMLMMSFISLGIVTVLWVLYGFSVAFGTDIGSVVGWSGEYVGLSGIGLTELWDGYTIPVYVFAVFQLMFAIITPALISGALADRVKFSAWALFVALWATVVYFPVAHWVWGAGGWLFEMGVIDFAGGTAVHVNAGAAALGVLWVIGRRVGFGKDPMRPHSLPLVMLGAGLLWFGWFGFNAGSWLGNDDGVGAVMFVNTQVATAAAMLAWLAYEKIRHGAFTTLGAASGAVAGLVAITPAGGSCSPLGAIAIGAIAGVLCAMAVGLKFRFGYDDSLDVIGVHLVGGVAGSLLVGLFATGGVQSDAKGLFYGGGLEQLGKQAVGVFSVLAYSLVVSALLALVLDRVMGMRVDEETEVSGIDQAEHAETAYDFSGAGGGAAARRGVPAPDAPAASVPHKAAPGTGRSTAQDPAAQDTAVQDTAAQNKKVDA; encoded by the coding sequence ATGCTCCCAGGCATCTCGACGCTGGCCGCCCCGGCCCCGGACCTGTCCGCGGCCAACACCGGCTTCATGCTCATCTGCTCCGCCCTCGTGATGCTGATGACCCCCGCCCTCGCCTTCTTCTACGGCGGCATGGTGCGGGTCAAGTCCACCCTCAACATGCTCATGATGAGTTTCATCAGCCTCGGCATCGTCACCGTGCTGTGGGTGCTCTACGGATTCAGCGTCGCCTTCGGCACCGACATCGGATCGGTCGTCGGCTGGTCGGGTGAGTATGTGGGGCTCAGCGGTATCGGACTGACCGAACTGTGGGACGGCTACACCATCCCCGTCTATGTCTTCGCCGTCTTCCAGCTCATGTTCGCGATCATCACTCCGGCCCTGATCAGCGGCGCCCTCGCCGACCGGGTCAAGTTCTCCGCCTGGGCGCTCTTCGTCGCGCTCTGGGCCACCGTGGTCTACTTCCCGGTCGCCCACTGGGTGTGGGGAGCGGGCGGCTGGCTCTTCGAGATGGGCGTCATCGACTTCGCGGGCGGCACCGCCGTCCATGTCAACGCGGGCGCGGCGGCGCTCGGCGTCCTCTGGGTCATCGGCCGCCGCGTCGGCTTCGGCAAGGACCCGATGCGCCCGCACAGCCTCCCCCTGGTGATGCTGGGCGCCGGGCTGCTCTGGTTTGGCTGGTTCGGCTTCAACGCGGGTTCCTGGCTCGGCAACGACGACGGCGTCGGCGCGGTGATGTTCGTCAACACCCAGGTCGCCACCGCCGCCGCGATGCTCGCCTGGCTCGCGTACGAGAAGATCCGCCACGGTGCCTTCACCACCCTCGGCGCCGCGTCCGGCGCGGTCGCCGGACTGGTCGCCATCACCCCGGCGGGCGGCTCCTGCTCCCCGCTCGGCGCCATCGCCATCGGGGCCATCGCGGGTGTGCTCTGCGCCATGGCCGTGGGCCTGAAGTTCCGCTTCGGCTACGACGACTCCCTCGACGTCATCGGCGTCCACCTCGTCGGCGGTGTCGCGGGCTCCCTCCTCGTCGGCCTCTTCGCCACCGGAGGGGTGCAGTCCGACGCCAAGGGCCTCTTCTACGGCGGCGGCCTCGAACAACTCGGCAAGCAGGCCGTGGGAGTCTTCTCCGTCCTGGCCTACTCGCTGGTGGTCTCCGCGCTGCTCGCCCTCGTCCTCGACCGGGTGATGGGTATGCGGGTGGACGAGGAGACCGAGGTGTCCGGCATCGACCAGGCCGAACACGCCGAGACGGCGTACGACTTCAGCGGCGCGGGCGGCGGCGCCGCCGCCCGCAGGGGCGTGCCCGCGCCCGACGCCCCGGCGGCATCCGTACCGCACAAGGCCGCGCCGGGCACCGGGCGGAGTACCGCCCAGGACCCCGCGGCCCAGGACACCGCCGTTCAGGACACCGCGGCGCAGAACAAGAAGGTGGACGCATGA
- a CDS encoding [protein-PII] uridylyltransferase, with translation MGRGEANGSEAGRVSGQKRITGADAQGPPGAPHGPGRSTPPGPVDEDAGTPPGPVDEDAGTPPGPVDEDAGTPPGPVDEDAGTPPGPVDEDAGTPPGPVDEDAGTPPGPVDEDAGGGDGRPGRADPGPGTADGTPGPGSAGRAPAPVGGTPVRLPGGPAVHTPGPPGSPGPDADVPGADGYAEARLLLLTGKEQPGPPRRSALAGLTDRWLAALFAAACRATRVHGAALVAVGGYGRSELSPRSDLDLLLLHDGSADPRALATLADRIWYPVWDLGLSLDHSVRTPAEARRTAGGDLRAHLGLLDARPVAGDLAQVAGLRTAVLADWRDQAQRRLPELHDLCRERAERQGELRFLLEPDLKEARGGLRDTTALRAVAASWLADAPREGLAEARRTLLDTRDALHLTTGRATDRLALQEQDQVAAELGLLDGDALLRQVYEAARTVAYATDVTWREVHRVLRARSARPRLRAVLGGRRSDPGRVPLADGVVEQDGEAVLARTARPDRDPVLPLRAAAAAAQAGLPLSRHAVRRLADAAPPLPVPWPAEARQEFVILLGAGAPAVAVWEALEAGGLIDRLLPDWERVRCRPQRNAVHTWTVDRHLVETAVRAAALARRVDRPDLLLTAALLHDIGKGWPGDHCAVGGTIARDMAVRIGFDADDAAVVTTLVRHHLLLIETATRRDLDDPQTVRAVADAVGSRRALELLHVLTEADALATGPAAWSSWRASLVAELVRRVGAHLAGDADRTEDIDQRKHGNEHGHGHGIGSGNEDESQDETGSGDRGGPAAEYERLAAEALRTGGPVLSLSTPGTAAQEPPGSSEAPEPVGVELLIVVPERPGVLPAAAGVLALHRLTVRSAELSVVVPEDAAALPWSVLVLNWRVAAAYGSLPQAARLRADLVRALDGTLDIPARLAEREAARPRRRGAAPAPPRVTVDPAASRDATVIEVRAQDAPGLLHRIGQALETAGVRVRSAHVSTLGAHAVDAFYVTGADGLRLPEDTARELADRLERTLG, from the coding sequence ATGGGCAGAGGCGAGGCGAACGGAAGCGAGGCCGGTCGGGTGTCAGGTCAGAAGCGGATCACCGGGGCGGACGCCCAGGGCCCCCCGGGGGCGCCGCACGGGCCGGGGCGGTCCACACCCCCCGGGCCGGTGGACGAGGACGCAGGGACACCCCCCGGGCCGGTGGACGAGGACGCAGGGACACCTCCCGGGCCGGTGGACGAGGACGCAGGGACACCTCCCGGGCCGGTGGACGAGGACGCCGGGACACCTCCCGGGCCGGTGGACGAGGACGCCGGGACACCTCCCGGGCCGGTGGACGAGGACGCCGGGACACCTCCCGGGCCGGTGGACGAGGACGCCGGGGGAGGGGACGGACGCCCCGGCCGGGCGGACCCCGGCCCCGGCACCGCCGACGGCACCCCCGGCCCCGGCTCCGCGGGCCGGGCCCCCGCCCCCGTCGGCGGGACCCCCGTCCGGCTCCCCGGCGGCCCGGCCGTCCACACCCCCGGACCTCCCGGGTCTCCCGGCCCGGACGCCGACGTCCCCGGCGCCGACGGCTACGCCGAGGCCCGGCTGCTCCTCCTCACCGGGAAGGAGCAGCCCGGTCCGCCCCGCCGCTCCGCGCTCGCGGGCCTCACCGACCGCTGGCTCGCCGCCCTCTTCGCCGCCGCCTGCCGTGCCACCCGGGTGCACGGCGCCGCCCTGGTCGCCGTCGGCGGCTACGGCCGGAGCGAGCTGTCCCCCCGCAGCGACCTCGATCTGCTGCTCCTCCACGACGGCTCCGCCGACCCCCGGGCCCTCGCCACCCTCGCCGACCGCATCTGGTACCCCGTCTGGGACCTCGGGCTCTCCCTCGACCACTCCGTCCGCACCCCCGCCGAGGCCCGCCGCACCGCGGGCGGCGATCTCCGCGCCCACCTCGGACTCCTCGACGCCCGCCCGGTCGCCGGGGACCTCGCCCAGGTGGCCGGGTTGCGCACGGCCGTGCTCGCCGACTGGCGCGACCAGGCCCAGCGGCGCCTGCCCGAACTCCACGACCTCTGCCGCGAGCGCGCCGAACGCCAGGGCGAGCTGCGCTTCCTGCTCGAACCCGACCTCAAGGAGGCACGCGGCGGGCTGCGGGACACCACCGCGCTGCGGGCCGTGGCCGCCTCCTGGCTCGCCGACGCCCCCCGGGAAGGGCTCGCCGAGGCCCGCCGCACCCTGCTCGACACCCGGGACGCCCTCCATCTGACCACCGGCCGCGCCACCGACCGGCTCGCCCTCCAGGAACAGGACCAGGTCGCCGCCGAACTCGGCCTCCTCGACGGAGACGCCCTGCTGCGCCAGGTGTACGAGGCCGCGCGGACCGTCGCGTACGCCACCGACGTCACCTGGCGCGAGGTGCACCGGGTGCTCCGGGCGCGCTCGGCCCGGCCCCGGCTGCGCGCCGTCCTCGGCGGCCGGCGGAGCGACCCCGGGCGGGTCCCGCTCGCCGACGGCGTCGTCGAACAGGACGGCGAGGCCGTACTGGCCCGTACCGCCCGGCCGGACCGGGACCCCGTGCTGCCGCTGCGCGCCGCGGCCGCGGCGGCCCAGGCCGGGCTGCCGCTCTCCCGTCACGCCGTGCGGCGGCTCGCCGACGCCGCCCCGCCGCTGCCGGTGCCCTGGCCCGCGGAGGCTCGGCAGGAGTTCGTGATACTGCTCGGCGCGGGCGCCCCCGCCGTCGCCGTCTGGGAGGCCCTGGAGGCCGGGGGTCTGATCGACCGGCTGCTGCCGGACTGGGAACGGGTGCGCTGCCGCCCCCAGCGCAACGCCGTCCACACCTGGACCGTCGACCGCCACCTCGTGGAGACCGCCGTCCGGGCCGCCGCGCTGGCCCGCCGGGTCGACCGCCCCGATCTGCTGCTGACGGCCGCCCTCCTCCACGACATCGGGAAGGGCTGGCCCGGGGACCACTGCGCCGTGGGCGGCACCATCGCCCGGGACATGGCCGTCCGGATCGGCTTCGACGCCGACGACGCGGCCGTGGTGACCACCCTCGTCCGCCACCATCTGCTGCTGATCGAGACCGCCACCCGGCGCGACCTGGACGATCCGCAGACCGTCCGGGCCGTCGCCGACGCGGTCGGCTCGCGGCGGGCGCTGGAGCTGCTGCACGTCCTCACCGAGGCGGACGCCCTGGCCACCGGGCCCGCGGCCTGGTCGTCCTGGCGGGCGTCCCTCGTCGCGGAGCTGGTGCGCCGGGTCGGGGCCCATCTCGCCGGGGACGCGGACCGGACCGAAGACATCGACCAGCGCAAGCACGGGAACGAGCACGGGCACGGGCACGGGATCGGGAGCGGGAACGAGGACGAGAGCCAGGACGAGACCGGGAGCGGGGATCGCGGCGGTCCGGCCGCGGAGTACGAACGCCTCGCGGCCGAGGCGCTGCGCACCGGCGGCCCCGTCCTCTCGCTGAGCACCCCCGGCACCGCGGCGCAGGAGCCCCCCGGGTCATCCGAGGCGCCGGAACCCGTCGGCGTGGAACTGCTGATCGTGGTGCCGGAGCGGCCCGGAGTGCTGCCCGCCGCCGCCGGGGTCCTCGCCCTGCACCGGCTCACCGTCCGCTCCGCCGAACTGTCCGTCGTCGTACCCGAGGACGCGGCGGCGCTGCCCTGGTCGGTCCTCGTCCTGAACTGGCGGGTCGCCGCCGCCTACGGTTCGCTGCCGCAGGCCGCCCGGCTCCGCGCCGATCTGGTGCGCGCCCTCGACGGGACGCTGGACATCCCCGCCCGCCTCGCCGAGCGGGAGGCCGCCCGGCCGCGCCGCCGCGGGGCCGCGCCCGCCCCGCCCCGGGTCACCGTCGACCCCGCCGCCTCCCGGGACGCCACCGTGATCGAGGTCCGCGCCCAGGACGCCCCCGGTCTGCTGCACCGCATCGGGCAGGCGCTGGAGACGGCGGGGGTACGGGTGCGCAGCGCGCATGTGTCGACCCTGGGCGCGCACGCGGTGGACGCCTTCTATGTCACCGGCGCCGACGGGCTCAGACTGCCGGAGGACACCGCCCGGGAGCTGGCCGACCGGCTGGAGCGGACGCTGGGCTGA